The Longimicrobiales bacterium genome includes a window with the following:
- a CDS encoding M55 family metallopeptidase yields the protein MKRIHLWAFFAALTVIATPIAAQEGLKVYISADMEGVVGAVTSDQLGPTGFEYQTFRRIMTKEVNAAIAAARDMGATEILVSDSHGNGENLLIEELPQDIELIRSWPRPLMMMEGIDASFDAAILIGYHSSTTNTRGVRAHTISSGNLTSVKLNGIPMMEASINAAIAGDFGVPVIMISGDDAVVEEAHQIIGDMEGAVVKESLGFHSARTIMPEAAYDLIGDKVRAALGRLDDFTPYVMDGPVSLDISFKNYMPAELMAYLPNVERVDSHTIRFIGVDMTEISKFIEFTTSYGVGITP from the coding sequence ATGAAGCGGATACACCTGTGGGCTTTCTTCGCTGCCCTCACCGTTATCGCCACCCCAATCGCGGCCCAGGAAGGCCTCAAGGTATACATCTCAGCTGATATGGAGGGCGTGGTGGGAGCGGTCACGAGTGACCAATTGGGCCCAACTGGATTCGAGTACCAGACCTTCCGACGCATCATGACAAAGGAAGTGAACGCTGCGATCGCGGCGGCCCGGGACATGGGCGCCACAGAGATCCTGGTCTCCGACTCTCACGGAAACGGAGAGAACCTGCTCATCGAAGAGCTCCCGCAAGACATCGAGCTCATCCGCTCGTGGCCTCGGCCGCTGATGATGATGGAGGGCATCGATGCTTCGTTCGACGCCGCCATCTTAATCGGGTACCACTCGAGCACAACGAACACGCGCGGCGTCCGCGCGCACACCATATCGAGCGGGAACTTGACGTCCGTCAAACTGAACGGCATACCCATGATGGAAGCGAGCATCAACGCCGCCATCGCCGGCGACTTCGGCGTGCCCGTGATCATGATCTCGGGTGATGATGCTGTCGTCGAAGAGGCCCATCAGATCATCGGCGACATGGAAGGCGCGGTGGTCAAAGAGAGCCTGGGCTTCCATTCCGCCCGAACGATCATGCCGGAAGCAGCCTATGATCTCATTGGTGACAAGGTCCGTGCAGCACTCGGCCGCCTCGACGACTTCACGCCCTACGTTATGGACGGCCCTGTCTCCCTCGACATTTCGTTCAAGAACTACATGCCCGCGGAGTTGATGGCGTACCTACCCAATGTAGAGCGGGTGGACTCCCACACGATTCGTTTCATTGGAGTCGACATGACGGAGATCTCCAAGTTCATCGAATTCACGACGTCATACGGGGTGGGTATCACGCCTTAG
- a CDS encoding efflux RND transporter permease subunit, translated as MTDPTQRSPEEGGAPPEGKGRILERFKEFRPTSFAIEHKTSVMVLLVIITLMGGLSYQATPKESFPELAIPIIAVNTVYPGVSPADVESQVTRIIEEDLSTISEVKDLTSTSIEGYSSIVAEFDPSVNLDAAIQKVREKVDLSKPDLPQDAEEPTIVEFNFSEIPIMQVNLSGEYGLVRLKELAEELQDRIETLPSVLRADLRGGLEREVKVDVDLGKLQYYGLALNDVIEAIQNENVNIPGGSIDVGDTKYLVRVDGEIVDPALIGDFVVLLKEGRPIYIRDVATVDFGFAERASYARLGGDAVVTLDVIKRSGENIIETAAAVKAEVDAMAPLFPPTTTATITSDQSEQIEDMVSSLENNIISGLILIVGVLLFFLGAGTSMFVAVSIPSSMFLSFIILKVMDISMNMVVLFSLILALGMLVDNAIVVVENIYRFLEEGWDRTLAAKKATGEVALPIIAATATTLAAFAPLLFWPGQVGEFMGYMPKTLIVTLSSSLFVALVVVPTLCAMFMKLDSEERTAMRPAMRWTLMASAGLLLLMIAGINPLSAGLLAATFVGLWALYKFVLEGLSRSFQTVALPAMIDKYETSLRWALDHRLVILGGTITGFVATAIVFGVFSKGVEYFPESMPPAQLLVDVETPVGTRAAVTDSIVFGLEAELAAMSGQDDWESVVAVTGGGGGGGNPMGGGPSGPEGGRLSVSLVDFQDREQDAFDILATMQASVGRAVAGGTVTVDKVQDGPAQGAPVNIEIVGDDAEILKALSSEVLDILEGAPVYPMLVGLESDMDDARPELSVDVDREKATLYNLNTSKVGRAIRGAINGVEAAKYRTGNDEYDIIVRLAEGYRQELEGLREFTVMAEGGIQVPLVSVATWSVEEGAGAIRRKDQTRMATISSDVAAGYANNAVLAEVQATLTDFGQTMPPGYTLRYTGQSQEQDEATAFLGGAFLTALMLIGFILISQFNSVVKPVIILTSVIMSIAGVFIGLLIFRMPFGIINTGVGIISLAGIVVNNAIILIDYIDILRERDAMDRREALVQGGKTRFRPVVLTATTTALGLVPLAIGLNFDFFGLYGSLNPQLYWGGEQAAWWGPMAVAIIAGILFATFLTLVLVPVMYSLVDDATSFLRRHFTHSRDAEVSDWGTGSASGRLQHESAPMPRVAEPGPADVAREQIVAPLGGSGLTPQPEAG; from the coding sequence ATGACAGACCCAACACAGCGTTCCCCGGAGGAAGGCGGGGCACCCCCCGAGGGTAAGGGTCGGATCCTTGAGCGTTTCAAGGAGTTCCGGCCCACAAGCTTCGCCATTGAGCACAAGACGTCGGTGATGGTGCTCTTAGTGATCATCACGCTCATGGGGGGACTCTCGTACCAGGCGACTCCGAAAGAGTCCTTCCCGGAGTTGGCCATCCCGATCATCGCAGTGAACACCGTGTATCCAGGTGTGTCACCGGCCGATGTTGAGAGTCAGGTCACCCGGATCATCGAAGAGGACCTTTCGACGATCAGTGAAGTGAAGGACCTGACCTCTACCTCGATCGAAGGTTATTCCAGCATCGTAGCAGAGTTTGACCCTTCGGTGAATCTGGACGCTGCAATTCAAAAGGTCCGTGAAAAGGTCGATCTCTCGAAACCAGATCTGCCCCAGGATGCGGAAGAGCCAACGATCGTTGAGTTCAACTTCTCCGAAATCCCGATCATGCAGGTCAATCTCTCGGGTGAGTATGGCCTCGTCCGACTGAAAGAGCTCGCGGAAGAACTGCAGGATCGCATTGAGACGCTCCCGTCCGTGCTACGAGCGGACCTACGCGGCGGACTGGAGCGAGAGGTCAAAGTCGATGTCGACCTTGGCAAACTGCAGTACTACGGGCTGGCTCTGAATGACGTCATCGAAGCGATTCAGAACGAGAACGTGAACATCCCCGGTGGTTCGATCGACGTGGGAGACACGAAGTACTTGGTGCGCGTCGATGGAGAAATCGTCGACCCCGCATTGATTGGTGACTTCGTTGTCTTGCTCAAGGAGGGGCGCCCCATCTACATCCGTGATGTGGCGACCGTGGACTTCGGATTCGCCGAGAGAGCAAGCTACGCTCGCCTGGGCGGTGACGCGGTTGTGACGCTCGACGTGATCAAACGCTCGGGCGAGAACATCATCGAGACCGCGGCAGCGGTGAAAGCGGAAGTCGACGCCATGGCTCCGCTGTTCCCACCGACGACCACCGCCACGATTACCTCGGATCAGTCCGAGCAGATCGAGGACATGGTCTCGAGTCTGGAAAACAACATCATCTCTGGTCTGATTCTGATCGTGGGCGTGCTCCTGTTTTTCTTGGGAGCCGGCACATCGATGTTCGTGGCTGTTTCCATTCCGTCGTCGATGTTCTTGTCCTTCATAATCCTGAAGGTCATGGACATTTCAATGAATATGGTCGTGCTGTTCAGCCTGATTCTCGCGCTTGGGATGTTAGTCGATAACGCGATTGTCGTCGTTGAGAATATCTACCGCTTCTTGGAGGAAGGGTGGGACCGCACACTTGCGGCGAAGAAGGCCACGGGTGAGGTCGCCCTTCCCATCATCGCCGCAACCGCGACGACACTCGCCGCGTTTGCTCCTCTTCTGTTCTGGCCCGGACAGGTCGGTGAGTTCATGGGCTACATGCCCAAGACGCTCATTGTCACGCTCTCGTCTTCGCTCTTTGTCGCGCTCGTAGTCGTCCCGACCTTGTGCGCGATGTTCATGAAATTGGACAGTGAAGAGCGCACAGCGATGCGGCCAGCCATGCGTTGGACGCTCATGGCTTCCGCGGGATTGCTGCTCCTCATGATTGCGGGGATCAATCCACTGTCGGCTGGCCTGCTTGCGGCGACGTTTGTCGGACTCTGGGCCCTGTACAAGTTCGTTCTGGAAGGCCTCTCGCGCAGCTTCCAGACCGTCGCGTTGCCGGCAATGATCGACAAGTACGAGACATCGTTGCGGTGGGCACTCGATCACCGACTGGTCATTCTCGGCGGTACGATCACTGGCTTCGTAGCGACGGCGATCGTCTTCGGCGTATTCAGTAAAGGTGTCGAATACTTCCCCGAGTCGATGCCACCCGCACAGTTGCTTGTCGATGTAGAGACGCCGGTGGGCACGCGCGCTGCGGTGACGGACTCGATCGTGTTCGGACTCGAGGCTGAACTTGCGGCCATGAGCGGACAGGACGACTGGGAGTCCGTGGTCGCGGTAACGGGCGGTGGAGGTGGCGGTGGCAACCCGATGGGAGGAGGCCCGTCGGGACCGGAGGGAGGTCGCCTGTCGGTGTCGCTGGTCGATTTCCAGGACCGCGAACAGGACGCGTTCGACATTCTCGCGACCATGCAGGCGAGCGTTGGGCGTGCGGTTGCGGGTGGAACAGTGACCGTCGACAAAGTGCAGGACGGGCCGGCTCAGGGTGCTCCGGTGAACATCGAGATCGTGGGTGACGACGCGGAGATCCTAAAAGCGCTCTCATCCGAAGTGCTTGACATCCTCGAGGGTGCACCGGTCTATCCGATGCTCGTTGGGCTCGAGAGTGACATGGACGATGCGCGGCCCGAACTCTCAGTCGATGTCGATCGTGAAAAGGCAACTCTATACAACCTGAACACGTCGAAGGTCGGTCGGGCAATCCGTGGAGCGATCAACGGGGTCGAGGCGGCTAAGTACCGTACCGGAAACGACGAATACGACATCATCGTCCGGCTGGCCGAGGGGTACAGACAGGAGCTCGAGGGGCTCCGTGAGTTCACCGTCATGGCGGAGGGTGGCATTCAGGTGCCGCTCGTATCCGTTGCGACTTGGAGTGTTGAAGAGGGAGCCGGTGCGATCCGACGGAAGGACCAAACCCGAATGGCGACCATCTCTTCGGATGTTGCTGCGGGCTACGCTAACAACGCGGTGCTTGCCGAAGTCCAGGCGACTTTGACGGACTTCGGCCAGACGATGCCTCCCGGGTACACCCTTCGGTACACGGGCCAGTCTCAGGAGCAGGACGAGGCGACGGCGTTCCTAGGAGGTGCATTTCTGACGGCGTTGATGTTGATCGGCTTCATCCTCATCAGCCAGTTCAATTCGGTCGTGAAACCCGTCATCATCCTGACATCGGTCATCATGTCGATCGCCGGTGTGTTTATCGGTCTGCTGATCTTCCGGATGCCGTTCGGCATCATCAACACGGGTGTCGGCATTATTTCGTTGGCCGGAATCGTGGTGAACAACGCCATCATCCTCATTGACTACATCGACATCCTGAGGGAACGTGATGCGATGGATCGACGTGAGGCCTTGGTGCAGGGTGGGAAGACTCGTTTCCGCCCGGTGGTGCTCACCGCGACCACGACGGCGCTCGGCCTCGTGCCGCTTGCGATCGGATTGAATTTCGACTTCTTCGGCCTCTATGGCTCCCTCAATCCGCAGCTTTACTGGGGCGGAGAACAGGCGGCGTGGTGGGGACCGATGGCCGTTGCGATCATCGCGGGCATTCTGTTCGCCACATTCTTGACCTTGGTCTTGGTGCCGGTGATGTACTCGCTCGTCGACGACGCCACGTCGTTCCTAAGGAGGCACTTCACACACTCTAGGGACGCCGAGGTGTCCGATTGGGGCACTGGTAGTGCCTCTGGCCGCCTCCAGCACGAGTCTGCACCGATGCCTCGAGTTGCCGAGCCGGGCCCCGCGGACGTCGCTCGTGAACAGATCGTTGCCCCATTGGGCGGATCCGGTCTCACGCCGCAGCCCGAGGCTGGATAG
- a CDS encoding nitronate monooxygenase — protein MDLHTPLTQHTGIEIPLICGPMYPCSNPELVAAVSEAGGLGVVQPVSLTYVHGHEFRAGLQLIKATTDKPIGMNALIEASSKTYHERMVKWIDTALEEGVRFFITSLGKPKWVVDRVAQVGGIVYHDVTEKKWAEKAVDSGVHGLIAVNKRAGGHAGPLGLREVLDDVGDLGLPVVCAGGVGQPADFARAMSLGYAGVQMGTRFIATQECRAGAPYKQAILDAQEDDIVLTERLTGIPVAVINTPYVRRLGTKAGPLARWMLRGHKTKHLMRAIYALKSTWELKGTSLDEEGRKQYWQAGRSVAGINDILPASEIVNRYAEAARAAPKLETP, from the coding sequence ATGGACTTGCACACGCCGCTCACCCAGCACACGGGGATCGAAATTCCGCTCATTTGTGGCCCGATGTATCCGTGTTCAAACCCGGAACTCGTGGCCGCCGTGTCCGAAGCCGGTGGCCTCGGGGTCGTACAGCCTGTCTCCCTGACTTATGTGCATGGACACGAGTTCAGGGCCGGGCTGCAACTCATCAAGGCAACCACGGACAAACCGATCGGCATGAACGCGCTGATCGAAGCATCATCCAAGACATACCACGAGCGTATGGTCAAGTGGATCGATACCGCGCTCGAAGAAGGAGTACGCTTCTTCATCACCTCGCTCGGCAAACCGAAATGGGTCGTCGACCGGGTTGCACAGGTCGGTGGCATCGTCTACCACGACGTCACAGAAAAAAAATGGGCTGAGAAGGCGGTGGACTCGGGCGTGCACGGACTCATTGCGGTCAACAAGCGAGCGGGCGGACACGCTGGCCCCCTCGGACTGAGAGAGGTCCTGGATGACGTGGGCGATCTCGGCCTGCCCGTGGTTTGTGCAGGAGGCGTGGGTCAGCCTGCCGATTTCGCGCGCGCCATGAGCCTCGGGTACGCCGGTGTCCAGATGGGCACCCGCTTCATCGCCACGCAGGAGTGCCGCGCCGGCGCACCCTACAAACAGGCCATTCTCGATGCCCAGGAAGACGACATCGTCCTGACTGAGCGGCTGACAGGGATCCCGGTCGCCGTCATCAACACCCCCTACGTGCGCAGACTGGGGACGAAGGCCGGCCCCCTGGCTCGGTGGATGTTGCGGGGACACAAGACGAAACACCTTATGCGAGCCATTTATGCCTTGAAGTCGACTTGGGAACTCAAAGGCACCTCGCTCGACGAAGAGGGCCGAAAACAGTATTGGCAGGCGGGTCGGTCCGTGGCTGGCATCAACGACATCCTACCTGCTTCCGAGATCGTAAATCGATACGCTGAGGCCGCCCGGGCGGCCCCAAAACTGGAGACACCATGA
- a CDS encoding MATE family efflux transporter, translating into MTGDPPTMPPVGPRVPIRAYRPRRADVVQLGRLAAPVVLVQLGLMAMGALDTVMVGRVSATDLAAVAIGNLYFFGVAVFGMGVLFALDPVIAQAVGADDDVAVARGVQRGLVLAIGLTVLASVLLIPAGPLLTFFRQPADVIPVAAAYALVAIPGVFPFYGFVLFRQCLQAMGRVRPIVWTVLAANIVNFGLNWVLIYGNLGAPALGAVGSSWATSLSRWFMLLTLMFVSWPLIRPTIRPFRPEVLRTVPLVRLLRVGVPIGGQQWLEFGVFGAAGLLMGLIGTVAVASHQVALQLAAVTFMIPVGVAQATSVLVGQAVGRGDPPSARRSAGAGLVVGTAFMTVTALMFLTVPETLATFFSRDTQVIATAVLLLPIAGVFQIVDGWQVVAAGALRGVADTRVPMILNLVGFWLVGLPACVALGFWADMGPRGVWWGLALGLGVVALLLLHRIRRRFGRELRRLLIDEGEVPAAEPV; encoded by the coding sequence GTGACGGGAGACCCCCCCACTATGCCACCGGTCGGCCCACGTGTCCCGATTCGGGCGTATCGCCCGAGGCGTGCGGACGTGGTCCAACTCGGCCGATTGGCGGCTCCTGTCGTGTTGGTACAATTGGGCCTCATGGCCATGGGGGCCTTGGATACCGTCATGGTTGGCCGAGTCTCCGCGACTGACCTCGCGGCGGTGGCGATCGGGAATCTCTACTTCTTCGGCGTTGCGGTCTTTGGTATGGGCGTGCTATTCGCCCTCGACCCGGTCATTGCTCAGGCTGTGGGAGCGGACGACGATGTCGCCGTGGCTCGTGGAGTCCAACGAGGATTGGTTCTGGCCATCGGACTGACGGTACTTGCATCGGTGCTGCTCATACCTGCCGGCCCGCTCCTGACGTTCTTTAGACAGCCGGCAGACGTCATTCCCGTGGCGGCCGCATATGCTCTGGTGGCCATCCCCGGAGTGTTTCCGTTCTACGGCTTCGTCTTGTTCCGACAATGCCTGCAGGCCATGGGTCGAGTGCGGCCTATCGTTTGGACTGTGCTCGCGGCAAACATCGTGAACTTCGGGCTGAACTGGGTGCTCATCTACGGAAACCTTGGGGCACCCGCGCTCGGGGCCGTCGGGTCGAGTTGGGCGACGAGCTTAAGTCGGTGGTTCATGCTTCTCACGCTCATGTTCGTCTCTTGGCCACTGATCCGCCCGACGATACGTCCGTTCAGGCCCGAGGTGCTCCGGACCGTCCCCCTCGTCCGGTTGCTCCGTGTAGGAGTGCCGATCGGCGGTCAACAGTGGCTCGAATTCGGCGTGTTTGGAGCGGCTGGTCTCCTCATGGGACTTATAGGCACGGTGGCGGTCGCGAGTCATCAGGTCGCTCTCCAACTCGCAGCCGTCACGTTCATGATCCCCGTGGGGGTTGCCCAAGCCACGAGCGTCCTGGTGGGGCAAGCCGTCGGGAGAGGAGATCCGCCGAGCGCCCGGCGGTCAGCCGGTGCGGGGCTCGTTGTGGGGACAGCGTTTATGACCGTCACGGCCCTGATGTTTCTCACGGTGCCGGAAACGCTGGCCACATTCTTCAGCCGCGACACTCAGGTGATCGCCACGGCTGTTCTTCTTCTCCCGATCGCAGGCGTCTTCCAGATCGTAGACGGGTGGCAAGTCGTGGCGGCTGGTGCACTTCGCGGCGTCGCGGACACACGCGTTCCGATGATTCTCAACCTGGTCGGATTCTGGCTGGTCGGACTTCCCGCGTGTGTCGCTCTTGGCTTTTGGGCGGACATGGGTCCCCGCGGCGTTTGGTGGGGGCTCGCGCTCGGCCTCGGCGTG
- a CDS encoding efflux RND transporter periplasmic adaptor subunit — MKAIMEIIEMKRMRMIGMLTVAGTIAVAGCGGTEADATDRAATAAEFVRVINVETQRVVPQSFVEDIRLTSAVLANQDVMVAAEESGVIRELFVDKGRRVSEGDPIARIDDRLLSAQFEQAQAVASLASQTWERRKRLWEDDQVGSEIAYLESKYAAEQNAANARALEERLARTVIRAPFSGMIEERHVEIGSMVNPGQSVVRLVDLNPVKVVAGVPERYATDVAVGAVATLTFDVLGDEIFSAPIHYVGSTVEASTRTFMIEVIVANDEGMIKPQMVANMSVTRRQVDDAVVVPQDALVRVEEGYVAFVVSEWNEGTVAEVRPVMLGPTRNNLVVIEEGIEAGELLVVVGQKSVADGDRVNVVRERE; from the coding sequence ATGAAAGCCATCATGGAGATAATAGAGATGAAGCGGATGCGGATGATTGGGATGCTGACGGTTGCCGGAACGATTGCGGTGGCAGGATGCGGTGGGACTGAGGCCGACGCGACCGACAGAGCCGCTACAGCAGCGGAGTTTGTGCGGGTGATCAATGTCGAGACTCAGCGAGTAGTACCGCAGAGCTTCGTCGAGGACATCCGGTTGACCTCTGCGGTTCTCGCAAATCAGGACGTGATGGTCGCGGCGGAAGAGAGTGGGGTCATCCGCGAACTTTTCGTTGACAAGGGACGGCGGGTCTCAGAGGGTGACCCGATCGCTCGGATCGACGATCGGCTGCTCTCCGCGCAGTTCGAACAAGCGCAAGCCGTTGCGTCTCTGGCGTCGCAGACGTGGGAGCGGCGCAAGCGGCTTTGGGAAGACGACCAAGTCGGCTCAGAGATCGCGTACCTGGAATCCAAGTATGCAGCCGAGCAAAATGCCGCGAACGCGAGAGCTCTTGAGGAACGCCTTGCGCGGACAGTGATCCGGGCGCCCTTCTCCGGAATGATCGAAGAGCGGCACGTGGAAATCGGCTCGATGGTGAACCCGGGGCAAAGCGTCGTGCGCTTGGTAGACCTGAACCCAGTGAAGGTCGTTGCCGGTGTGCCCGAGCGGTACGCCACCGACGTGGCGGTCGGCGCCGTCGCCACGCTGACATTTGACGTGCTCGGTGATGAGATCTTCAGCGCGCCGATCCATTACGTGGGGTCCACGGTCGAGGCGAGCACTAGGACGTTTATGATCGAGGTCATCGTCGCGAACGATGAAGGCATGATTAAGCCCCAGATGGTCGCGAACATGTCGGTGACACGCCGGCAGGTGGACGACGCCGTCGTTGTTCCCCAAGACGCTCTGGTCCGAGTGGAAGAGGGTTATGTCGCCTTCGTAGTGTCCGAATGGAATGAAGGCACCGTCGCCGAGGTCCGGCCCGTTATGCTCGGCCCGACACGCAATAACCTCGTCGTGATCGAAGAGGGAATTGAAGCGGGAGAGCTCCTCGTTGTCGTCGGGCAGAAATCCGTCGCTGACGGGGATCGCGTCAACGTTGTACGTGAGCGGGAGTAA
- a CDS encoding hotdog fold domain-containing protein — MSYESPGTRLRRLWAQLSPLPGGKWIFSKLLGLMVPYTGRLGPTVLHFEPGHVRAQLTERRSVRNHLRSVHAMALANVGELATGLAVLGAMPSTVRGILTGYSITYTKKARGVLIAESKCAIPEVTDSVDYQVEAIIRDAEGDTVATVNATWLLGPVKTRD; from the coding sequence ATGTCCTACGAATCTCCCGGTACCCGTCTTCGACGCCTATGGGCGCAACTGTCTCCCCTCCCCGGCGGCAAGTGGATCTTTTCAAAACTTCTCGGCCTTATGGTCCCCTACACGGGGCGACTCGGACCGACAGTGCTCCATTTCGAGCCCGGCCACGTTCGAGCACAGCTCACAGAGCGGCGTTCCGTGCGTAACCACCTGCGCTCCGTACACGCGATGGCCCTCGCCAACGTCGGCGAACTCGCGACGGGTCTCGCGGTATTGGGTGCGATGCCCTCCACGGTCCGCGGCATTCTCACCGGATACAGCATCACGTACACGAAGAAGGCGCGCGGCGTGTTGATCGCCGAGTCCAAATGTGCGATTCCCGAAGTGACCGACTCAGTGGACTACCAAGTGGAAGCGATCATCCGCGATGCCGAAGGCGACACCGTCGCAACCGTAAACGCCACCTGGCTCCTCGGCCCGGTGAAGACGCGGGACTGA
- a CDS encoding ion transporter, which produces MYEVIFGNDTGPGKFFDVMLIVAILLSILTIMLESVESLSSDYSAWFVGLEWFFTGIFTVEYALRVWSVEKPSRYIFSFFGLIDLLSVIPTYLSLFAPGGQVLVVIRILRVMRVFRVLKLGRYMGAASVLSTALRASRFKISVFLLAVLNIVVVVGSLMYLIEGAESGFTSIPRGMYWGIVTLTTVGYGDIAPATPVGQMLASMVMVLGYAIIAVPTGIVTAEITAARLPERTENARLCISCGFSESDASAMFCRRCASPFENA; this is translated from the coding sequence ATGTACGAAGTGATCTTCGGGAATGATACTGGCCCCGGCAAATTCTTCGATGTCATGCTCATCGTCGCGATCCTGCTCAGTATTCTGACCATCATGCTCGAGTCGGTGGAGTCTCTGAGCAGTGATTATTCGGCCTGGTTCGTTGGTCTCGAGTGGTTCTTCACAGGGATCTTCACCGTGGAGTACGCACTTCGCGTTTGGTCCGTGGAAAAACCGAGCCGGTACATCTTCAGCTTCTTCGGCCTGATCGACTTACTGTCGGTCATACCTACTTACCTGAGCCTTTTCGCCCCCGGCGGGCAGGTGCTCGTCGTTATCCGAATCCTGCGCGTCATGCGGGTATTTCGAGTCCTGAAGCTCGGGCGATACATGGGCGCGGCCTCGGTCCTTTCCACTGCGCTCCGCGCCTCCCGCTTCAAGATCTCCGTCTTCTTGTTGGCCGTGCTGAACATCGTCGTGGTGGTCGGCTCACTCATGTACTTAATCGAGGGTGCGGAATCCGGCTTCACGAGCATCCCAAGGGGGATGTACTGGGGCATCGTGACGCTGACTACCGTAGGGTACGGCGACATCGCTCCGGCTACCCCGGTCGGTCAGATGCTGGCCTCCATGGTCATGGTCTTGGGCTACGCGATCATCGCAGTACCGACTGGTATTGTCACTGCTGAGATCACTGCCGCGCGATTACCCGAAAGGACGGAGAACGCGAGGCTTTGCATTTCCTGCGGATTCAGCGAGTCGGATGCGTCAGCCATGTTCTGTCGGCGCTGCGCGTCCCCGTTCGAGAACGCCTGA
- a CDS encoding alpha/beta fold hydrolase: MIGRVMRLGILVAVFATVGLSVAKAPAPMARQGLLSLENARLFYEVTGSGEPIVIVHGGPGLDHNYLQPGMDVLADRNTLVYYDQRGTGRSDAPLDTSAVNLDAFVTDIDALRQALGYEQVTLLTHSFGTLFGIEYARRYPENLRGLILMAPVEPGQRFADQAATRQASARTEEDAADLAELTSSEAFQARDAATLSEVYRVAFKGAFRDRARIDDLQIELSAKTAQNGQDVGALLGQSLGTIDWWDRLGAIRTPTLVVHGRQDIAPISMARALSEAFPNGSLALLDSGHFPYIEDPGGLTSAISSFFVDIAR; the protein is encoded by the coding sequence GTGATCGGGCGTGTGATGCGACTCGGTATCTTGGTGGCAGTTTTTGCGACTGTAGGCCTTTCGGTAGCGAAGGCCCCGGCGCCGATGGCTCGCCAGGGGCTGCTGAGCCTTGAGAACGCGCGCCTCTTCTACGAGGTCACCGGGTCCGGTGAGCCGATCGTGATCGTGCACGGTGGCCCAGGGCTGGACCACAACTACCTCCAGCCGGGCATGGATGTGCTCGCGGATCGAAATACGCTGGTGTACTACGACCAGCGCGGGACCGGCCGGTCGGATGCCCCGCTCGACACTTCGGCGGTGAACCTCGACGCTTTCGTCACAGATATCGACGCGTTACGTCAGGCGCTCGGGTACGAGCAGGTCACTCTGTTGACGCACTCGTTCGGGACGTTGTTCGGGATCGAATACGCGCGACGGTATCCTGAGAATCTGAGGGGCCTGATTCTGATGGCGCCTGTGGAGCCTGGGCAGCGCTTCGCGGATCAGGCCGCCACCCGCCAGGCCAGCGCTCGGACGGAAGAGGATGCAGCCGATCTAGCCGAGCTTACCAGTTCTGAGGCGTTTCAGGCCAGAGATGCCGCCACGTTGAGCGAAGTGTATCGGGTCGCGTTCAAGGGCGCGTTTCGAGATCGGGCGCGCATCGATGACCTTCAGATCGAACTCTCGGCGAAGACGGCGCAAAACGGACAAGACGTCGGGGCTCTTCTCGGGCAAAGCCTAGGCACCATTGATTGGTGGGATCGTCTCGGCGCCATCCGGACGCCGACGCTCGTGGTCCACGGCCGGCAAGACATCGCGCCGATCTCCATGGCTCGGGCACTATCAGAGGCCTTCCCGAATGGGAGCCTCGCGCTTCTCGACAGTGGACACTTCCCCTATATCGAAGATCCGGGCGGGCTCACTTCAGCCATCTCGAGCTTCTTCGTAGATATCGCACGTTGA